A genomic region of Oncorhynchus mykiss isolate Arlee chromosome 4, USDA_OmykA_1.1, whole genome shotgun sequence contains the following coding sequences:
- the snx9b gene encoding sorting nexin-9b isoform X7, whose translation MANKAQVLYDFTAEPGNNELTVREGETVTITNQGVGGGWIEAQNSRGEVGLVPEDYIELPGGGGNVGHVAAPVAAHAPDLSFFDAFAAPANNTTQNQASNGKDPWSVWNQDTTGGSSNNWAAQPEGTITGTITGKSAAPDPWGSTAQSHPQAYQGPGAEDDEWDDEWDDVKSNSESGDGGAIQRGGATGSSMKISLNKFPGFSKSGPELFLLCKQPPKGKEKITIYMGEVGPVWSYPEAQLDCVVADPKKGTKMYGLKSYIEYHVIPNTTNRPVNHRYKHFDWLYERLLDKFGSAIPIPSLPDKQVTGRFEEEFIKMRMERLQGWMTRMCRHPVVSNSDVFQLFLTYKDEKDWKTGKRKAEKDEDVGVMIFSSIEPEAPDLDPIEVEQKCDQFSRFTKAMDDGVKDLLTVGQEHWKRCTGPLPKEYQRIGKAFQNLSSVFTSSGYQGEATLTDAMTSAGKTYEEIAQMVAEQPRKDLHFLMENNNEYKGLLGCFPDTIGVHKAAIEKVKEGDRLVAASKITPQDKVTMAKRVSTMSYALQAEMNHFHSNRIYDYNRVMQLYLEEQVKFYETIAEKLKQAHSQFTTM comes from the exons ATGGCAAACAAG GCACAGGTTTTGTATGACTTCACTGCTGAGCCTGGAAACAACGAGCTGaccgtgagagagggagagacagtcacTATCACCAATCAG GGTGTTGGAGGAGGCTGGATAGAAGCACAGAATtccagaggagaggttggactagTGCCAGAAGACTACATTGAG CTCCCAGGAGGAGGGGGAAATGTAGGACATGTAGCTGCCCCAGTAGCTGCCCACGCCCCAGACCTATCGTTCTTTGACGCCTTCGCTGCCCCAGCCAACAACACCACTCAGAACCAG GCGAGTAACGGTAAAGACCCGTGGTCGGTATGGAACCAGGACACCACGGGAGGTTCCTCCAACAACTGGGCGGCCCAGCCAGAGGGCACCATTACAGGCACCATTACAGGCAAGAGTGCTGCCCCTGACCCCTGGGGCTCCACAGCACAGAGCCATCCTCAGGCCTACCAGGGCCCAG gAGCGGAGGACGATGAGTGGGATGATGAGTGGGATGATGTGAAGTCGAACTCCGAGTCTGGAGATGGAGGGGCCATCCAGAGAGGAGGGGCTACTGGCTCCTCCATGAAGATCTCCCTCAACAA GTTCCCCGGGTTCTCCAAGTCTGGTCCTGAGCTGTTCCTCCTCTGCAAGCAACCACCCAAGGGAAAGGAGAAGATAACCATCTAT ATGGGGGAGGTTGGTCCAGTGTGGTCCTATCCAGAGGCTCAGCTGGACTGTGTCGTAGCCGACCCTAAGAAGGGCACCAAGATGTACGGCCTGAAGAGCTACATCGAGTACCATGTCATACCCAAC ACCACAAACAGACCTGTCAATCACCGATACAAGCACTTTGATTGGCTGTATGAGAGGCTACTGGACAAGTTCGGTTCAGccatccccatcccctctctACCGGACAAGCAGGTCACAG GGCGTTTTGAGGAGGAGTTTATCAAGATGAGGATGGAGAGGTTGCAGGGCTGGATGACCAGGATGTGTCGGCACCCTGTGGTCTCCAACAGTGACGTCTTCCAACTCTTCCTGACCTACAAGGACGAGAAG GACTGGAAAACAGGgaagagaaaagcagagaaagACGAGGATGTGGGAGTGATGATCTTCTCCTCCATAGAGCCTGAAGCCCCCGACCTGGACCCCATCGAAGT GGAGCAGAAGTGTGATCAGTTCAGTCGTTTCACCAAAGCTATGGATGATGGTGTGAAGGATCTACTCACAGTGGGCCAGGAGCACTGGAAGAGATGCACAGGAC CTTTGCCCAAAGAGTACCAGAGGATTGGCAAGGCCTTCCAGAACCTCTCGTCTGTCTTCACCAGCAGTGGATACCAAG GAGAGGCCACCCTCACCGATGCCATGACTTCAGCAGGAAAGACCTATGAGGAGATAGCTCAGATGGTGGCTGAGCAG ccCAGGAAAGACCTGCACTTCCTCATGGAGAACAACAATGAGTACAAAGGCCTTCTAGGATGTTTCCCTGACACCATTGGAGTACACAAG GCGGCCATAGAGAAGGTGAAGGAGGGAGACCGGCTGGTGGCAGCTAGCAAGATCACCCCTCAAGACAAAGTGACCATGGCTAAACGTGTTAGCACCATGTCATATGCACTACAAG CTGAGATGAACCACTTCCATAGCAACCGTATCTACGACTACAACAGGGTGATGCAGCTGTACCTGGAGGAGCAAGTGAAGTTCTACGAGACG ATTGCTGAGAAGCTGAAGCAAGCACACAGTCAATTCACCACCATGTAA
- the snx9b gene encoding sorting nexin-9b isoform X2 encodes MANKAQVLYDFTAEPGNNELTVREGETVTITNQGVGGGWIEAQNSRGEVGLVPEDYIELPGGGGNVGHVAAPVAAHAPDLSFFDAFAAPANNTTQNQVDVGACSPQPDTPDTQAPPSSSSPDEASNGKDPWSVWNQDTTGGSSNNWAAQPEGTITGTITGKSAAPDPWGSTAQSHPQAYQGPDIYPYPYLIDWSGAEDDEWDDEWDDVKSNSESGDGGAIQRGGATGSSMKISLNKFPGFSKSGPELFLLCKQPPKGKEKITIYMGEVGPVWSYPEAQLDCVVADPKKGTKMYGLKSYIEYHVIPNTTNRPVNHRYKHFDWLYERLLDKFGSAIPIPSLPDKQVTGRFEEEFIKMRMERLQGWMTRMCRHPVVSNSDVFQLFLTYKDEKDWKTGKRKAEKDEDVGVMIFSSIEPEAPDLDPIEVEQKCDQFSRFTKAMDDGVKDLLTVGQEHWKRCTGPLPKEYQRIGKAFQNLSSVFTSSGYQGEATLTDAMTSAGKTYEEIAQMVAEQPRKDLHFLMENNNEYKGLLGCFPDTIGVHKAAIEKVKEGDRLVAASKITPQDKVTMAKRVSTMSYALQAEMNHFHSNRIYDYNRVMQLYLEEQVKFYETIAEKLKQAHSQFTTM; translated from the exons ATGGCAAACAAG GCACAGGTTTTGTATGACTTCACTGCTGAGCCTGGAAACAACGAGCTGaccgtgagagagggagagacagtcacTATCACCAATCAG GGTGTTGGAGGAGGCTGGATAGAAGCACAGAATtccagaggagaggttggactagTGCCAGAAGACTACATTGAG CTCCCAGGAGGAGGGGGAAATGTAGGACATGTAGCTGCCCCAGTAGCTGCCCACGCCCCAGACCTATCGTTCTTTGACGCCTTCGCTGCCCCAGCCAACAACACCACTCAGAACCAG GTGGATGTTGGGGCCTGTAGTCCTCAGCCGGACACCCCCGACACCCAggcccccccttcctcctcttcccctgacGAG GCGAGTAACGGTAAAGACCCGTGGTCGGTATGGAACCAGGACACCACGGGAGGTTCCTCCAACAACTGGGCGGCCCAGCCAGAGGGCACCATTACAGGCACCATTACAGGCAAGAGTGCTGCCCCTGACCCCTGGGGCTCCACAGCACAGAGCCATCCTCAGGCCTACCAGGGCCCAG ATATCTATCCATATCCCTACCTTATTGACTGGTCAG gAGCGGAGGACGATGAGTGGGATGATGAGTGGGATGATGTGAAGTCGAACTCCGAGTCTGGAGATGGAGGGGCCATCCAGAGAGGAGGGGCTACTGGCTCCTCCATGAAGATCTCCCTCAACAA GTTCCCCGGGTTCTCCAAGTCTGGTCCTGAGCTGTTCCTCCTCTGCAAGCAACCACCCAAGGGAAAGGAGAAGATAACCATCTAT ATGGGGGAGGTTGGTCCAGTGTGGTCCTATCCAGAGGCTCAGCTGGACTGTGTCGTAGCCGACCCTAAGAAGGGCACCAAGATGTACGGCCTGAAGAGCTACATCGAGTACCATGTCATACCCAAC ACCACAAACAGACCTGTCAATCACCGATACAAGCACTTTGATTGGCTGTATGAGAGGCTACTGGACAAGTTCGGTTCAGccatccccatcccctctctACCGGACAAGCAGGTCACAG GGCGTTTTGAGGAGGAGTTTATCAAGATGAGGATGGAGAGGTTGCAGGGCTGGATGACCAGGATGTGTCGGCACCCTGTGGTCTCCAACAGTGACGTCTTCCAACTCTTCCTGACCTACAAGGACGAGAAG GACTGGAAAACAGGgaagagaaaagcagagaaagACGAGGATGTGGGAGTGATGATCTTCTCCTCCATAGAGCCTGAAGCCCCCGACCTGGACCCCATCGAAGT GGAGCAGAAGTGTGATCAGTTCAGTCGTTTCACCAAAGCTATGGATGATGGTGTGAAGGATCTACTCACAGTGGGCCAGGAGCACTGGAAGAGATGCACAGGAC CTTTGCCCAAAGAGTACCAGAGGATTGGCAAGGCCTTCCAGAACCTCTCGTCTGTCTTCACCAGCAGTGGATACCAAG GAGAGGCCACCCTCACCGATGCCATGACTTCAGCAGGAAAGACCTATGAGGAGATAGCTCAGATGGTGGCTGAGCAG ccCAGGAAAGACCTGCACTTCCTCATGGAGAACAACAATGAGTACAAAGGCCTTCTAGGATGTTTCCCTGACACCATTGGAGTACACAAG GCGGCCATAGAGAAGGTGAAGGAGGGAGACCGGCTGGTGGCAGCTAGCAAGATCACCCCTCAAGACAAAGTGACCATGGCTAAACGTGTTAGCACCATGTCATATGCACTACAAG CTGAGATGAACCACTTCCATAGCAACCGTATCTACGACTACAACAGGGTGATGCAGCTGTACCTGGAGGAGCAAGTGAAGTTCTACGAGACG ATTGCTGAGAAGCTGAAGCAAGCACACAGTCAATTCACCACCATGTAA
- the snx9b gene encoding sorting nexin-9b isoform X3, which yields MANKAQVLYDFTAEPGNNELTVREGETVTITNQGVGGGWIEAQNSRGEVGLVPEDYIELPGGGGNVGHVAAPVAAHAPDLSFFDAFAAPANNTTQNQVDVGACSPQPDTPDTQAPPSSSSPDEASNGKDPWSVWNQDTTGGSSNNWAAQPEGTITGTITGKSAAPDPWGSTAQSHPQAYQGPGAEDDEWDDEWDDVKSNSESGDGGAIQRGGATGSSMKISLNNRFPGFSKSGPELFLLCKQPPKGKEKITIYMGEVGPVWSYPEAQLDCVVADPKKGTKMYGLKSYIEYHVIPNTTNRPVNHRYKHFDWLYERLLDKFGSAIPIPSLPDKQVTGRFEEEFIKMRMERLQGWMTRMCRHPVVSNSDVFQLFLTYKDEKDWKTGKRKAEKDEDVGVMIFSSIEPEAPDLDPIEVEQKCDQFSRFTKAMDDGVKDLLTVGQEHWKRCTGPLPKEYQRIGKAFQNLSSVFTSSGYQGEATLTDAMTSAGKTYEEIAQMVAEQPRKDLHFLMENNNEYKGLLGCFPDTIGVHKAAIEKVKEGDRLVAASKITPQDKVTMAKRVSTMSYALQAEMNHFHSNRIYDYNRVMQLYLEEQVKFYETIAEKLKQAHSQFTTM from the exons ATGGCAAACAAG GCACAGGTTTTGTATGACTTCACTGCTGAGCCTGGAAACAACGAGCTGaccgtgagagagggagagacagtcacTATCACCAATCAG GGTGTTGGAGGAGGCTGGATAGAAGCACAGAATtccagaggagaggttggactagTGCCAGAAGACTACATTGAG CTCCCAGGAGGAGGGGGAAATGTAGGACATGTAGCTGCCCCAGTAGCTGCCCACGCCCCAGACCTATCGTTCTTTGACGCCTTCGCTGCCCCAGCCAACAACACCACTCAGAACCAG GTGGATGTTGGGGCCTGTAGTCCTCAGCCGGACACCCCCGACACCCAggcccccccttcctcctcttcccctgacGAG GCGAGTAACGGTAAAGACCCGTGGTCGGTATGGAACCAGGACACCACGGGAGGTTCCTCCAACAACTGGGCGGCCCAGCCAGAGGGCACCATTACAGGCACCATTACAGGCAAGAGTGCTGCCCCTGACCCCTGGGGCTCCACAGCACAGAGCCATCCTCAGGCCTACCAGGGCCCAG gAGCGGAGGACGATGAGTGGGATGATGAGTGGGATGATGTGAAGTCGAACTCCGAGTCTGGAGATGGAGGGGCCATCCAGAGAGGAGGGGCTACTGGCTCCTCCATGAAGATCTCCCTCAACAA CAGGTTCCCCGGGTTCTCCAAGTCTGGTCCTGAGCTGTTCCTCCTCTGCAAGCAACCACCCAAGGGAAAGGAGAAGATAACCATCTAT ATGGGGGAGGTTGGTCCAGTGTGGTCCTATCCAGAGGCTCAGCTGGACTGTGTCGTAGCCGACCCTAAGAAGGGCACCAAGATGTACGGCCTGAAGAGCTACATCGAGTACCATGTCATACCCAAC ACCACAAACAGACCTGTCAATCACCGATACAAGCACTTTGATTGGCTGTATGAGAGGCTACTGGACAAGTTCGGTTCAGccatccccatcccctctctACCGGACAAGCAGGTCACAG GGCGTTTTGAGGAGGAGTTTATCAAGATGAGGATGGAGAGGTTGCAGGGCTGGATGACCAGGATGTGTCGGCACCCTGTGGTCTCCAACAGTGACGTCTTCCAACTCTTCCTGACCTACAAGGACGAGAAG GACTGGAAAACAGGgaagagaaaagcagagaaagACGAGGATGTGGGAGTGATGATCTTCTCCTCCATAGAGCCTGAAGCCCCCGACCTGGACCCCATCGAAGT GGAGCAGAAGTGTGATCAGTTCAGTCGTTTCACCAAAGCTATGGATGATGGTGTGAAGGATCTACTCACAGTGGGCCAGGAGCACTGGAAGAGATGCACAGGAC CTTTGCCCAAAGAGTACCAGAGGATTGGCAAGGCCTTCCAGAACCTCTCGTCTGTCTTCACCAGCAGTGGATACCAAG GAGAGGCCACCCTCACCGATGCCATGACTTCAGCAGGAAAGACCTATGAGGAGATAGCTCAGATGGTGGCTGAGCAG ccCAGGAAAGACCTGCACTTCCTCATGGAGAACAACAATGAGTACAAAGGCCTTCTAGGATGTTTCCCTGACACCATTGGAGTACACAAG GCGGCCATAGAGAAGGTGAAGGAGGGAGACCGGCTGGTGGCAGCTAGCAAGATCACCCCTCAAGACAAAGTGACCATGGCTAAACGTGTTAGCACCATGTCATATGCACTACAAG CTGAGATGAACCACTTCCATAGCAACCGTATCTACGACTACAACAGGGTGATGCAGCTGTACCTGGAGGAGCAAGTGAAGTTCTACGAGACG ATTGCTGAGAAGCTGAAGCAAGCACACAGTCAATTCACCACCATGTAA
- the snx9b gene encoding sorting nexin-9b isoform X6 yields MANKAQVLYDFTAEPGNNELTVREGETVTITNQGVGGGWIEAQNSRGEVGLVPEDYIELPGGGGNVGHVAAPVAAHAPDLSFFDAFAAPANNTTQNQASNGKDPWSVWNQDTTGGSSNNWAAQPEGTITGTITGKSAAPDPWGSTAQSHPQAYQGPGAEDDEWDDEWDDVKSNSESGDGGAIQRGGATGSSMKISLNNRFPGFSKSGPELFLLCKQPPKGKEKITIYMGEVGPVWSYPEAQLDCVVADPKKGTKMYGLKSYIEYHVIPNTTNRPVNHRYKHFDWLYERLLDKFGSAIPIPSLPDKQVTGRFEEEFIKMRMERLQGWMTRMCRHPVVSNSDVFQLFLTYKDEKDWKTGKRKAEKDEDVGVMIFSSIEPEAPDLDPIEVEQKCDQFSRFTKAMDDGVKDLLTVGQEHWKRCTGPLPKEYQRIGKAFQNLSSVFTSSGYQGEATLTDAMTSAGKTYEEIAQMVAEQPRKDLHFLMENNNEYKGLLGCFPDTIGVHKAAIEKVKEGDRLVAASKITPQDKVTMAKRVSTMSYALQAEMNHFHSNRIYDYNRVMQLYLEEQVKFYETIAEKLKQAHSQFTTM; encoded by the exons ATGGCAAACAAG GCACAGGTTTTGTATGACTTCACTGCTGAGCCTGGAAACAACGAGCTGaccgtgagagagggagagacagtcacTATCACCAATCAG GGTGTTGGAGGAGGCTGGATAGAAGCACAGAATtccagaggagaggttggactagTGCCAGAAGACTACATTGAG CTCCCAGGAGGAGGGGGAAATGTAGGACATGTAGCTGCCCCAGTAGCTGCCCACGCCCCAGACCTATCGTTCTTTGACGCCTTCGCTGCCCCAGCCAACAACACCACTCAGAACCAG GCGAGTAACGGTAAAGACCCGTGGTCGGTATGGAACCAGGACACCACGGGAGGTTCCTCCAACAACTGGGCGGCCCAGCCAGAGGGCACCATTACAGGCACCATTACAGGCAAGAGTGCTGCCCCTGACCCCTGGGGCTCCACAGCACAGAGCCATCCTCAGGCCTACCAGGGCCCAG gAGCGGAGGACGATGAGTGGGATGATGAGTGGGATGATGTGAAGTCGAACTCCGAGTCTGGAGATGGAGGGGCCATCCAGAGAGGAGGGGCTACTGGCTCCTCCATGAAGATCTCCCTCAACAA CAGGTTCCCCGGGTTCTCCAAGTCTGGTCCTGAGCTGTTCCTCCTCTGCAAGCAACCACCCAAGGGAAAGGAGAAGATAACCATCTAT ATGGGGGAGGTTGGTCCAGTGTGGTCCTATCCAGAGGCTCAGCTGGACTGTGTCGTAGCCGACCCTAAGAAGGGCACCAAGATGTACGGCCTGAAGAGCTACATCGAGTACCATGTCATACCCAAC ACCACAAACAGACCTGTCAATCACCGATACAAGCACTTTGATTGGCTGTATGAGAGGCTACTGGACAAGTTCGGTTCAGccatccccatcccctctctACCGGACAAGCAGGTCACAG GGCGTTTTGAGGAGGAGTTTATCAAGATGAGGATGGAGAGGTTGCAGGGCTGGATGACCAGGATGTGTCGGCACCCTGTGGTCTCCAACAGTGACGTCTTCCAACTCTTCCTGACCTACAAGGACGAGAAG GACTGGAAAACAGGgaagagaaaagcagagaaagACGAGGATGTGGGAGTGATGATCTTCTCCTCCATAGAGCCTGAAGCCCCCGACCTGGACCCCATCGAAGT GGAGCAGAAGTGTGATCAGTTCAGTCGTTTCACCAAAGCTATGGATGATGGTGTGAAGGATCTACTCACAGTGGGCCAGGAGCACTGGAAGAGATGCACAGGAC CTTTGCCCAAAGAGTACCAGAGGATTGGCAAGGCCTTCCAGAACCTCTCGTCTGTCTTCACCAGCAGTGGATACCAAG GAGAGGCCACCCTCACCGATGCCATGACTTCAGCAGGAAAGACCTATGAGGAGATAGCTCAGATGGTGGCTGAGCAG ccCAGGAAAGACCTGCACTTCCTCATGGAGAACAACAATGAGTACAAAGGCCTTCTAGGATGTTTCCCTGACACCATTGGAGTACACAAG GCGGCCATAGAGAAGGTGAAGGAGGGAGACCGGCTGGTGGCAGCTAGCAAGATCACCCCTCAAGACAAAGTGACCATGGCTAAACGTGTTAGCACCATGTCATATGCACTACAAG CTGAGATGAACCACTTCCATAGCAACCGTATCTACGACTACAACAGGGTGATGCAGCTGTACCTGGAGGAGCAAGTGAAGTTCTACGAGACG ATTGCTGAGAAGCTGAAGCAAGCACACAGTCAATTCACCACCATGTAA
- the snx9b gene encoding sorting nexin-9b isoform X1, protein MANKAQVLYDFTAEPGNNELTVREGETVTITNQGVGGGWIEAQNSRGEVGLVPEDYIELPGGGGNVGHVAAPVAAHAPDLSFFDAFAAPANNTTQNQVDVGACSPQPDTPDTQAPPSSSSPDEASNGKDPWSVWNQDTTGGSSNNWAAQPEGTITGTITGKSAAPDPWGSTAQSHPQAYQGPDIYPYPYLIDWSGAEDDEWDDEWDDVKSNSESGDGGAIQRGGATGSSMKISLNNRFPGFSKSGPELFLLCKQPPKGKEKITIYMGEVGPVWSYPEAQLDCVVADPKKGTKMYGLKSYIEYHVIPNTTNRPVNHRYKHFDWLYERLLDKFGSAIPIPSLPDKQVTGRFEEEFIKMRMERLQGWMTRMCRHPVVSNSDVFQLFLTYKDEKDWKTGKRKAEKDEDVGVMIFSSIEPEAPDLDPIEVEQKCDQFSRFTKAMDDGVKDLLTVGQEHWKRCTGPLPKEYQRIGKAFQNLSSVFTSSGYQGEATLTDAMTSAGKTYEEIAQMVAEQPRKDLHFLMENNNEYKGLLGCFPDTIGVHKAAIEKVKEGDRLVAASKITPQDKVTMAKRVSTMSYALQAEMNHFHSNRIYDYNRVMQLYLEEQVKFYETIAEKLKQAHSQFTTM, encoded by the exons ATGGCAAACAAG GCACAGGTTTTGTATGACTTCACTGCTGAGCCTGGAAACAACGAGCTGaccgtgagagagggagagacagtcacTATCACCAATCAG GGTGTTGGAGGAGGCTGGATAGAAGCACAGAATtccagaggagaggttggactagTGCCAGAAGACTACATTGAG CTCCCAGGAGGAGGGGGAAATGTAGGACATGTAGCTGCCCCAGTAGCTGCCCACGCCCCAGACCTATCGTTCTTTGACGCCTTCGCTGCCCCAGCCAACAACACCACTCAGAACCAG GTGGATGTTGGGGCCTGTAGTCCTCAGCCGGACACCCCCGACACCCAggcccccccttcctcctcttcccctgacGAG GCGAGTAACGGTAAAGACCCGTGGTCGGTATGGAACCAGGACACCACGGGAGGTTCCTCCAACAACTGGGCGGCCCAGCCAGAGGGCACCATTACAGGCACCATTACAGGCAAGAGTGCTGCCCCTGACCCCTGGGGCTCCACAGCACAGAGCCATCCTCAGGCCTACCAGGGCCCAG ATATCTATCCATATCCCTACCTTATTGACTGGTCAG gAGCGGAGGACGATGAGTGGGATGATGAGTGGGATGATGTGAAGTCGAACTCCGAGTCTGGAGATGGAGGGGCCATCCAGAGAGGAGGGGCTACTGGCTCCTCCATGAAGATCTCCCTCAACAA CAGGTTCCCCGGGTTCTCCAAGTCTGGTCCTGAGCTGTTCCTCCTCTGCAAGCAACCACCCAAGGGAAAGGAGAAGATAACCATCTAT ATGGGGGAGGTTGGTCCAGTGTGGTCCTATCCAGAGGCTCAGCTGGACTGTGTCGTAGCCGACCCTAAGAAGGGCACCAAGATGTACGGCCTGAAGAGCTACATCGAGTACCATGTCATACCCAAC ACCACAAACAGACCTGTCAATCACCGATACAAGCACTTTGATTGGCTGTATGAGAGGCTACTGGACAAGTTCGGTTCAGccatccccatcccctctctACCGGACAAGCAGGTCACAG GGCGTTTTGAGGAGGAGTTTATCAAGATGAGGATGGAGAGGTTGCAGGGCTGGATGACCAGGATGTGTCGGCACCCTGTGGTCTCCAACAGTGACGTCTTCCAACTCTTCCTGACCTACAAGGACGAGAAG GACTGGAAAACAGGgaagagaaaagcagagaaagACGAGGATGTGGGAGTGATGATCTTCTCCTCCATAGAGCCTGAAGCCCCCGACCTGGACCCCATCGAAGT GGAGCAGAAGTGTGATCAGTTCAGTCGTTTCACCAAAGCTATGGATGATGGTGTGAAGGATCTACTCACAGTGGGCCAGGAGCACTGGAAGAGATGCACAGGAC CTTTGCCCAAAGAGTACCAGAGGATTGGCAAGGCCTTCCAGAACCTCTCGTCTGTCTTCACCAGCAGTGGATACCAAG GAGAGGCCACCCTCACCGATGCCATGACTTCAGCAGGAAAGACCTATGAGGAGATAGCTCAGATGGTGGCTGAGCAG ccCAGGAAAGACCTGCACTTCCTCATGGAGAACAACAATGAGTACAAAGGCCTTCTAGGATGTTTCCCTGACACCATTGGAGTACACAAG GCGGCCATAGAGAAGGTGAAGGAGGGAGACCGGCTGGTGGCAGCTAGCAAGATCACCCCTCAAGACAAAGTGACCATGGCTAAACGTGTTAGCACCATGTCATATGCACTACAAG CTGAGATGAACCACTTCCATAGCAACCGTATCTACGACTACAACAGGGTGATGCAGCTGTACCTGGAGGAGCAAGTGAAGTTCTACGAGACG ATTGCTGAGAAGCTGAAGCAAGCACACAGTCAATTCACCACCATGTAA